The following coding sequences are from one uncultured Desulfobacter sp. window:
- the rtcA gene encoding RNA 3'-terminal phosphate cyclase: protein MLEIDGMLGEGGGQILRTSLALSLVTGKPFTINKIRAGRKKPGLMRQHLTCVNAALKVGNAKAEGANIGSQSIKFEPSNIITGNYNFAIGTAGSCTLVLQTILPALLAADGPSEVILEGGTHNPYAPPFDFLDQTFIGLINKMGPTVSAALIRPGFYPAGGGKIKVEIAPAPLGKIDLTQRGDVLNKTAKAFVANLAENIAAREIKTVKKLLGWENCEIVNILDSHGPGNVLTLCVESENLTEVFTGFGVKGVTAEKVAKRCVGQVKSYLASDAPVGKYLADQLLIPLAMAGGGSFVTQPPSRHTMTNIEVVKQFLDLNINCTKIDDRRWQISVEK from the coding sequence ATGTTGGAGATTGACGGAATGCTTGGAGAAGGTGGCGGACAAATTTTGAGGACCTCCCTTGCCCTGTCCCTGGTTACAGGCAAACCTTTCACAATAAACAAGATCCGGGCAGGGAGAAAAAAGCCGGGACTGATGCGGCAGCACCTGACCTGCGTCAATGCGGCCCTCAAAGTGGGCAATGCAAAGGCAGAAGGTGCGAACATCGGTTCACAGTCCATTAAATTTGAACCAAGCAATATAATCACCGGCAATTATAATTTTGCCATCGGAACAGCAGGAAGCTGCACATTGGTCCTTCAAACAATATTACCGGCATTGCTGGCGGCAGACGGACCGTCCGAGGTCATACTGGAAGGCGGCACCCACAATCCATATGCCCCGCCTTTTGATTTTCTCGATCAGACATTTATTGGGCTCATCAACAAGATGGGCCCAACCGTGTCAGCAGCTTTGATTCGCCCCGGTTTTTATCCGGCTGGCGGGGGAAAGATAAAAGTAGAGATTGCCCCTGCCCCTCTTGGAAAAATAGATCTCACCCAGCGGGGTGACGTATTAAATAAAACAGCAAAGGCGTTTGTAGCAAACCTGGCTGAAAACATTGCAGCAAGAGAGATTAAAACAGTCAAAAAGCTGTTGGGCTGGGAAAACTGTGAAATTGTGAACATCCTTGATTCCCATGGACCGGGGAACGTGTTGACGCTCTGCGTGGAAAGCGAAAATCTTACAGAGGTGTTTACCGGATTCGGGGTCAAAGGGGTTACCGCTGAAAAGGTTGCCAAAAGATGTGTGGGTCAGGTGAAAAGCTATCTGGCTTCTGATGCCCCCGTGGGAAAATATCTTGCGGATCAATTGTTAATCCCTTTGGCCATGGCCGGTGGAGGGTCATTTGTCACCCAACCGCCCAGCCGTCATACAATGACAAATATTGAAGTCGTAAAACAATTTTTAGACCTGAATATAAACTGTACAAAAATTGATGACCGCCGTTGGCAGATATCAGTTGAAAAATAA
- a CDS encoding type II toxin-antitoxin system HicB family antitoxin produces the protein MKYPVIIHKDDNTGYGVTIPDIPGCFAYGDTQEEAILNIQEAVELYYNGEDISEPPTPSKMDDLLDSDLYTRDSFLYLSDIDFTFIAPKTQRINITVPEYKLIKIDRVAKARGFPGLLFLWILLNNSSGIRVL, from the coding sequence ATGAAATATCCGGTAATTATTCATAAGGACGATAACACCGGTTACGGGGTGACTATACCTGATATCCCTGGATGTTTTGCATATGGTGATACCCAGGAGGAAGCCATCCTTAACATACAAGAAGCGGTAGAATTATATTATAACGGCGAAGACATCTCTGAACCCCCGACTCCCTCTAAAATGGACGACCTTTTAGATTCAGATTTGTATACCAGAGACAGTTTTTTGTACCTTTCTGATATTGATTTTACCTTCATCGCTCCCAAGACCCAGAGGATAAATATTACGGTTCCTGAGTATAAACTTATCAAGATTGACAGGGTTGCAAAAGCCAGGGGCTTTCCAGGTCTGCTTTTTTTGTGGATTCTGCTGAACAACTCATCAGGAATTCGAGTGTTGTGA
- the rtcR gene encoding RNA repair transcriptional activator RtcR, whose translation MKKTVVIGILGPVLDRGENASRWEHWRPTVAICQHSELLVDRFELLYEKNYTRLMKRVREDIRDVSPETQVVPVETDFSDPWDFEEVYGVLLDFAKGYHFDIENEDYLIHITTGTHVAQICLFLLIESNYLPGRLLQTSPPHRKRNHDLSGEYRIIDLDLSRYDQIAMRFEQEMKDDISFLKSGIETRNPSFNNLIEQIERVAINSVDPVLITGPTGAGKSRLTRRVYELKKARRQLKGRFVEVNCATLRGDGAMSALFGHKKGSFTGATSDRDGLLKTADNGMLFLDEVGELGLDEQSMLLRAVEEKQFLPVGSDTEAHSDFQLICGTNRNLFQDVMEKRFREDLLARINLWTFEMPGLNKRPEDIEPNLNYELDRFTERTKRHITFNKEARNRFLKFATSPEALWPANFRDLNGAITRMATLAPGGRITDQVVKDEIHRLSLRWGSFPKQRDDGILVELIGEERTAALDRFEKIQLADVIRICRTSKNIAQAGRTLFAASRKRKTRSNDSDRLRKYLSRYQISFQTLRLLQK comes from the coding sequence ATGAAAAAAACGGTTGTAATCGGGATTTTAGGGCCTGTACTTGATAGAGGGGAAAATGCATCACGGTGGGAACACTGGCGGCCAACTGTGGCGATATGTCAGCACAGCGAGCTTTTGGTAGATCGCTTTGAGCTCCTTTATGAGAAAAATTATACTCGTCTGATGAAGCGGGTAAGAGAGGATATCCGGGATGTCTCTCCGGAAACGCAAGTGGTTCCTGTTGAAACCGATTTTTCTGATCCGTGGGATTTTGAAGAGGTATATGGCGTATTGCTCGATTTTGCCAAAGGATACCACTTTGATATTGAAAATGAAGATTATTTGATTCATATCACCACAGGGACCCATGTTGCCCAGATATGCCTTTTCCTTCTCATCGAATCAAACTATTTGCCGGGTCGGTTATTGCAGACAAGTCCTCCCCATAGAAAAAGGAACCATGATCTGAGCGGGGAATATAGAATTATTGATTTGGATCTTTCCCGATATGATCAGATTGCCATGCGATTCGAGCAGGAGATGAAAGATGATATTTCTTTTCTAAAATCCGGCATAGAAACACGGAACCCATCGTTTAATAATTTGATTGAACAAATTGAGCGTGTTGCCATCAACTCGGTTGACCCTGTTTTGATAACAGGCCCCACCGGCGCTGGTAAATCCCGTTTGACCAGAAGGGTGTATGAATTGAAAAAAGCCAGACGCCAGTTAAAAGGGCGTTTTGTGGAAGTCAATTGTGCGACCTTGAGAGGTGATGGGGCAATGTCTGCTCTTTTCGGGCATAAAAAAGGGTCATTTACAGGGGCGACCAGCGACAGGGACGGCCTTTTAAAAACAGCAGATAACGGCATGCTGTTTTTAGACGAGGTGGGCGAACTTGGCCTGGACGAGCAGTCCATGCTGCTTAGGGCAGTTGAGGAAAAGCAGTTCCTGCCTGTGGGTTCCGATACCGAGGCCCATAGTGACTTCCAACTGATTTGTGGTACCAACCGGAACCTGTTTCAAGATGTCATGGAAAAAAGATTCCGGGAGGATCTTCTTGCCAGAATAAATCTATGGACGTTTGAAATGCCGGGATTGAATAAGCGGCCTGAAGATATTGAGCCGAATTTGAACTACGAACTTGACCGTTTCACCGAAAGAACCAAACGGCATATCACATTCAATAAGGAGGCTCGGAATCGATTTTTAAAATTTGCAACCTCCCCCGAAGCGCTCTGGCCTGCAAATTTTCGAGATCTTAACGGCGCCATTACAAGAATGGCAACACTTGCACCTGGTGGCAGGATCACGGACCAGGTTGTCAAAGATGAAATCCATAGACTATCCCTTAGATGGGGCTCCTTTCCAAAGCAAAGAGATGATGGAATATTAGTGGAACTGATCGGTGAAGAACGAACTGCAGCTCTTGATCGATTTGAAAAAATACAGCTTGCAGATGTTATTAGAATCTGTCGCACTTCCAAAAATATTGCACAGGCAGGCAGAACTCTTTTTGCAGCATCAAGAAAAAGAAAGACACGTTCAAATGATTCGGACCGACTGAGAAAATATCTTTCTAGATATCAAATAAGCTTTCAAACTCTCCGATTACTTCAAAAGTAA
- a CDS encoding SPFH domain-containing protein: MIRTKKIRSYEKGLYFKDREFKGILEKGRHWFADPFFSVRVDIASMKNPWLIHENLDLMIKSGMLDNHVQVIDLEDYQRALVWVEGRFAKILGPGLYALWKDFKKLRVEIIDARQVRFMHEAVAQIAKNEDAAQFFYIVDVQEGHKCVHFKDGKYVETLPAGRHLFWTGTAVNRFFPVDLREKLLNVSGQEIMTSDKVTLRMNAMLSFGITDALKSVSLSEDSQQVLYREAQLALRSVIGALELDSVLNEKESVLPVSLREIPSTG; the protein is encoded by the coding sequence ATGATTAGAACAAAAAAAATCCGTTCTTACGAAAAAGGGTTATACTTCAAAGATAGAGAATTTAAAGGTATCCTGGAAAAAGGCCGCCACTGGTTTGCGGATCCCTTTTTCAGCGTCAGAGTAGACATTGCCTCAATGAAAAATCCATGGCTGATTCATGAGAATTTAGATTTAATGATTAAGTCTGGTATGCTGGACAATCACGTGCAGGTCATTGACTTAGAGGATTATCAGCGTGCACTTGTATGGGTTGAAGGAAGGTTTGCCAAAATCCTCGGCCCCGGCCTTTACGCCCTTTGGAAAGACTTTAAAAAACTAAGGGTTGAGATAATTGATGCAAGACAGGTTCGTTTCATGCACGAGGCTGTGGCCCAGATCGCAAAAAATGAAGATGCGGCTCAATTTTTCTATATTGTTGATGTCCAGGAAGGGCATAAATGTGTGCACTTTAAAGATGGAAAATATGTTGAGACCCTTCCCGCAGGCCGCCATCTTTTCTGGACCGGAACAGCTGTAAACAGGTTCTTTCCGGTTGATCTGAGAGAAAAACTCCTGAATGTGTCAGGCCAGGAGATCATGACATCTGATAAAGTGACTCTGAGAATGAATGCCATGCTGAGCTTTGGCATCACAGATGCGCTGAAATCAGTATCATTGTCCGAAGACAGCCAACAAGTCTTGTACAGGGAGGCGCAACTTGCATTACGATCCGTGATTGGTGCATTGGAACTTGATTCAGTGCTGAACGAAAAAGAAAGTGTCCTTCCGGTAAGCCTGCGTGAAATACCCAGTACCGGGTGA
- a CDS encoding RtcB family protein, which translates to MEWVKKEDKYKVPIKSWCSNLEGLAMAQAEDLAMHPVVFHHVALMPDCHPGYGMPIGGVIAADNAVIPNAVGVDIGCGMGSVRTNLPVSETSRHNLREAVTLVKKYIPCGEGNAHKEPQIWENLDDIEAYEERGWYSSHVKKLAYKNLGSLGGGNHFIEIQAGDDDRIWLMIHSGSRHLGNVIARFYNDIAVKLNQKWHADTPGKDLAFLPAETAEGQNYINDMNFALSYARENRRKIMTRFKDAFTQVFPGTEFADEVNIHHNYAALENHFNKNVWVHRKGATSAKQGETGIIPGSMGTPSFIVEGLGNPESFMSCSHGAGRVLGRLQATRELTPENCDQAMQGIVFDRWSKVRRGKAKGMYDLGEAPQAYKNIETVIEDQLDLIKPLNKLRPLGVVKG; encoded by the coding sequence ATGGAGTGGGTAAAAAAAGAAGATAAATATAAAGTCCCTATAAAATCCTGGTGTTCAAACCTCGAAGGACTTGCCATGGCGCAAGCCGAGGATCTGGCCATGCACCCTGTTGTTTTCCACCACGTAGCCCTGATGCCGGACTGTCATCCGGGCTACGGTATGCCCATCGGTGGCGTAATTGCCGCGGACAATGCTGTTATCCCTAATGCCGTGGGTGTGGATATCGGTTGTGGCATGGGATCTGTCAGAACCAACCTCCCAGTGTCCGAAACTAGCCGGCACAACCTACGAGAGGCTGTTACATTGGTCAAAAAATATATTCCCTGTGGAGAAGGTAACGCCCATAAAGAGCCCCAGATATGGGAAAACCTTGATGACATTGAAGCGTATGAAGAGAGAGGGTGGTACTCGTCCCATGTTAAAAAACTTGCCTATAAAAATTTAGGCAGCCTTGGCGGCGGCAATCATTTTATAGAAATCCAGGCAGGCGATGATGACCGGATCTGGCTGATGATCCACTCCGGTTCCCGGCATCTGGGCAATGTGATAGCACGCTTTTATAATGACATTGCGGTTAAACTGAATCAAAAGTGGCATGCAGACACACCAGGAAAAGACCTGGCATTTTTGCCGGCAGAGACAGCGGAAGGGCAAAATTATATCAATGATATGAATTTTGCACTCTCTTATGCCCGTGAAAACCGCAGAAAAATAATGACCCGGTTCAAGGATGCTTTTACGCAAGTTTTCCCCGGGACTGAATTTGCCGATGAAGTTAATATTCACCATAATTATGCAGCCCTGGAAAACCATTTTAATAAGAATGTGTGGGTTCATAGAAAAGGGGCAACCTCAGCCAAACAAGGAGAGACCGGAATTATTCCTGGTTCAATGGGAACCCCTTCCTTCATCGTCGAAGGCCTGGGTAATCCTGAGTCGTTCATGTCCTGTTCCCATGGTGCAGGGCGGGTCCTGGGACGGCTACAGGCAACCAGAGAACTTACACCCGAAAACTGCGACCAGGCCATGCAAGGCATCGTTTTCGACCGCTGGAGTAAGGTCAGGCGCGGCAAAGCCAAGGGCATGTACGACCTTGGGGAAGCACCCCAGGCATATAAAAATATTGAAACCGTAATTGAAGACCAGCTTGATTTGATCAAGCCCCTGAACAAACTTCGCCCTCTCGGGGTTGTGAAAGGGTAA
- the tnpB gene encoding IS66 family insertion sequence element accessory protein TnpB (TnpB, as the term is used for proteins encoded by IS66 family insertion elements, is considered an accessory protein, since TnpC, encoded by a neighboring gene, is a DDE family transposase.) translates to MIQITPQMRIMLAVTPADFRKGIDGLAAVCRRVLKQNPFSGYVFVFRNKPGTALKILIYDGQGFWLCQKRLSKGRFKWWPKKGGDEIHPLAAHELQMLIWNGNPQKNNVLLWKKI, encoded by the coding sequence ATGATCCAAATCACACCGCAAATGCGGATAATGCTGGCGGTAACTCCTGCTGATTTTCGAAAGGGGATCGACGGCCTGGCAGCTGTTTGTCGCAGGGTGTTAAAACAAAATCCTTTTTCCGGATATGTTTTTGTTTTCAGAAACAAACCGGGGACTGCCCTGAAGATACTAATATATGATGGCCAGGGCTTCTGGCTTTGTCAAAAAAGATTGAGCAAGGGGCGTTTTAAATGGTGGCCTAAAAAGGGAGGAGATGAAATTCACCCATTGGCTGCACATGAATTACAGATGTTGATATGGAACGGAAATCCTCAAAAAAATAATGTACTTTTGTGGAAAAAAATCTAG
- a CDS encoding IS66 family transposase: MDIKQDELDALLERVRSNELQDGDYELIKALVETVAYLNTLSNEKAASIKRLLKMVFGDKTEKKKTSNPQNRPKRKKKKKGHGKNGANAYKGAKKIKICHQSLKSGNDCPACEKGKLYGEKPPAKIVRITGGAPFQATVYELQRLRCNLCGQIFTAQAPDNVGKEKYDAKSGAMLALLKYGRGVPLYRLGKLQASLGMPLPPSTQWEIIESVADKIHPVYTELVRQAAQGKVLYNDDTTMKILSLIKETDKAAKRKGMFTSGILSECDVGKIALFFTGHNHAGENLSRILKERGSREDRPIQMCDALSRNLPKGFESILCNCLVHGRRNFVDVMDDFPEECDHVIDTVAKIYEHDHKVREQGLDDAQRLQYHQTHSGPLMRALKVWLEDKFENKEVEPNSSLGKAISYMLNHWQELTRFLEIPGAPLDNNLCEQLLKKSILHRKNSLFYKTEHGAYIGDLFMSLIHTCNLQNINPFEYLTALQKHSSEIFQNPSDWLPWSFENTIAKKSGETADNL; encoded by the coding sequence ATGGACATAAAGCAGGACGAACTTGACGCGCTCCTTGAGCGGGTAAGATCAAATGAACTGCAGGACGGCGATTATGAGTTGATCAAAGCATTGGTTGAAACCGTTGCTTATTTGAATACGTTGTCCAATGAAAAAGCAGCATCCATTAAACGGTTATTAAAAATGGTATTCGGCGATAAGACCGAAAAGAAGAAAACGTCGAATCCGCAGAACCGGCCGAAACGAAAAAAGAAGAAAAAAGGTCACGGCAAAAATGGTGCAAACGCCTATAAAGGTGCCAAGAAGATCAAGATCTGTCATCAAAGCCTTAAGTCAGGTAATGATTGCCCTGCCTGTGAAAAAGGTAAATTGTATGGTGAAAAACCACCTGCCAAGATCGTCCGGATAACAGGCGGTGCTCCCTTCCAGGCGACAGTATATGAACTGCAGAGATTGCGGTGTAACCTTTGTGGGCAGATTTTTACTGCCCAGGCGCCCGACAATGTGGGCAAAGAAAAATATGATGCCAAATCCGGTGCCATGCTGGCCCTTCTAAAATATGGCAGAGGAGTCCCTTTATACCGCTTGGGCAAACTTCAGGCTAGCCTGGGGATGCCGCTGCCCCCATCGACCCAATGGGAAATCATCGAAAGCGTAGCAGACAAGATTCATCCGGTATATACAGAGTTAGTCCGTCAGGCTGCACAAGGCAAGGTGTTGTACAATGACGACACGACAATGAAAATTTTATCCTTGATAAAAGAAACAGACAAGGCAGCCAAGCGAAAAGGGATGTTCACTTCCGGAATCCTGTCAGAATGTGACGTAGGAAAGATTGCCCTGTTTTTTACCGGCCACAATCATGCTGGAGAAAATTTATCCAGGATTCTGAAAGAACGGGGATCCAGAGAAGATCGGCCAATACAGATGTGTGATGCTCTGTCCAGGAATCTGCCAAAAGGTTTTGAATCGATATTATGCAATTGTCTCGTGCATGGACGCCGTAACTTTGTCGACGTCATGGACGATTTCCCTGAGGAGTGTGACCATGTAATTGATACAGTGGCTAAAATTTATGAGCACGATCATAAGGTAAGGGAGCAAGGCCTGGACGATGCTCAACGCCTTCAATATCATCAAACCCACAGCGGTCCACTGATGCGGGCGCTTAAAGTATGGCTGGAAGACAAGTTTGAAAACAAAGAAGTAGAACCCAACTCCAGTCTGGGCAAGGCCATATCATATATGTTGAATCACTGGCAGGAATTGACCCGTTTCCTGGAGATCCCTGGAGCACCGCTGGATAATAATCTTTGCGAACAATTGCTGAAAAAGTCGATTCTGCACCGAAAAAATTCATTATTTTATAAAACCGAACACGGTGCCTATATTGGCGACCTGTTCATGAGCCTGATACATACCTGCAACCTGCAAAATATAAATCCCTTTGAATACCTGACCGCACTACAGAAGCACTCTTCCGAGATCTTCCAAAACCCTTCTGACTGGTTGCCGTGGTCATTTGAAAACACAATCGCTAAAAAATCAGGGGAAACAGCTGATAATCTGTAA
- the prfH gene encoding peptide chain release factor H, giving the protein MINWLQITSGRGPEECCWVVARLSECIVKEAEIKGISYKIIERISDVKSNLPKSVLISLEGDAVDTFATSFEGTVQWIGKSMFRPHHKRKNWYVGVNLFSPLKENKWSFDQLKIEKMRASGPGGQNVNKRETAVRITHKRTGLSVTAQEERSQYLNKKLALSRLNELLKKKESKTEMKSQNRRWNGHNRLERGNPVRVYKNEEFSLTIV; this is encoded by the coding sequence ATGATAAACTGGTTACAGATAACATCCGGGCGCGGCCCGGAAGAGTGTTGCTGGGTTGTGGCAAGGCTATCGGAATGCATTGTCAAAGAGGCGGAAATCAAAGGGATTTCATACAAAATTATTGAAAGGATTTCCGATGTTAAATCAAACTTGCCCAAATCGGTATTGATTTCACTTGAAGGGGATGCCGTTGATACCTTTGCAACCTCTTTTGAAGGGACGGTCCAATGGATTGGCAAAAGCATGTTCAGGCCGCATCATAAGCGGAAAAACTGGTATGTTGGCGTGAATCTCTTTTCACCCCTGAAAGAAAATAAGTGGTCTTTTGATCAATTGAAAATCGAAAAGATGAGAGCATCCGGGCCTGGCGGACAGAATGTCAATAAAAGAGAGACAGCTGTCAGGATTACACATAAACGAACCGGTTTGAGTGTGACAGCCCAGGAGGAGCGTTCTCAGTATCTGAACAAAAAGCTGGCGTTAAGCCGGTTAAATGAATTGCTGAAAAAAAAAGAAAGTAAAACCGAGATGAAAAGTCAGAATCGTCGATGGAATGGCCATAATCGGCTTGAACGGGGCAACCCTGTCCGGGTTTATAAAAACGAAGAATTCAGTTTGACTATAGTTTGA